One genomic segment of Nocardia spumae includes these proteins:
- a CDS encoding F0F1 ATP synthase subunit B, translated as MNSMYLLAENAEDKNPLIPEPYDIVWSVVCVVVIGVLFYKYVVPRLTKVLDERSEKIEGGMAKAEVAQAEAQETLQQYQQQLAEARLEAARIREEARTQGQQILAQLRSEAQAEADRIVTAGHAQLDAQRQQIVTELRSELGRTAVDLAEKIIGQSVADEAKQAASIDRFLTELDEKASIGVGR; from the coding sequence ATGAACAGCATGTACTTGCTCGCCGAGAATGCAGAGGACAAGAACCCTCTGATTCCGGAGCCATACGACATCGTCTGGTCGGTGGTGTGCGTTGTCGTCATCGGGGTCCTGTTCTACAAGTACGTCGTTCCCCGGTTGACGAAGGTGCTCGACGAGCGCTCGGAGAAGATCGAAGGCGGCATGGCCAAGGCCGAGGTCGCGCAGGCCGAGGCTCAGGAAACCCTGCAGCAGTACCAGCAGCAGCTGGCGGAGGCCCGGCTCGAGGCGGCACGCATCCGTGAGGAAGCGCGCACCCAGGGCCAGCAGATCCTCGCCCAGCTGCGGTCGGAGGCGCAGGCCGAGGCCGATCGCATCGTCACCGCAGGCCACGCTCAGCTGGACGCGCAGCGTCAGCAGATCGTGACCGAGCTTCGGTCCGAGCTCGGCCGCACCGCGGTCGACCTGGCCGAGAAGATCATCGGGCAGTCCGTGGCGGACGAAGCCAAGCAGGCTGCGTCCATCGACCGGTTCCTGACCGAGCTGGATGAGAAGGCCAGCATCGGGGTCGGAAGGTAA
- a CDS encoding F0F1 ATP synthase subunit delta, producing MYAASREASSRAREALSAALTGSDSVAATTGSELFAVVAVLDDQRSLRVALADKSVSSSVRAELAERVFGGKISAATQAVLTTAVAQDWSRTRDLVDTLVLLGQEALLRSAADRGRIDAVEDELFRLGRTVEDNPNLEQALTDHGKPAAAKRDLLVRLLTGKVEDVTMQLAEQAVGRSHGDVGVAFDQLSDLAASLRKQIVAHVRSATALTQQQRDHLAASLQRIYDKPVTIHVQVDPTLLAGVVVRIGDDVIDGSAVGRLQRLRQALA from the coding sequence ATGTACGCAGCGAGCCGCGAGGCGAGTTCCCGTGCGAGGGAAGCTCTTTCGGCCGCACTCACCGGGAGTGACTCCGTCGCCGCCACGACGGGCTCCGAACTGTTCGCCGTAGTCGCCGTGCTCGACGACCAGCGTTCGCTGCGTGTGGCGCTCGCGGATAAGTCGGTGTCGAGTTCGGTGCGCGCCGAACTGGCCGAGCGTGTGTTCGGCGGCAAGATCAGCGCGGCCACTCAGGCCGTGCTGACCACTGCCGTCGCGCAGGACTGGTCCCGTACCCGGGATCTGGTCGACACCCTCGTGCTGCTCGGGCAGGAGGCGTTGTTGCGCTCCGCGGCCGATCGCGGACGTATCGACGCCGTCGAGGACGAACTGTTCCGGTTGGGTCGCACCGTCGAGGACAATCCGAATCTGGAGCAGGCGCTCACCGATCACGGCAAGCCGGCAGCGGCGAAGCGGGATCTACTGGTGCGGTTGCTCACCGGCAAGGTCGAAGACGTCACCATGCAGTTGGCCGAGCAGGCGGTCGGCCGCTCGCACGGTGATGTCGGCGTCGCCTTCGACCAGTTGTCCGATCTGGCGGCGTCGCTGCGCAAGCAGATCGTCGCGCACGTTCGTTCGGCGACGGCCCTCACGCAGCAGCAGCGAGACCATCTCGCCGCATCGCTGCAGCGCATCTACGACAAGCCGGTCACGATCCACGTGCAGGTCGACCCGACCCTGCTGGCCGGCGTCGTCGTGCGCATCGGTGACGACGTCATCGACGGCAGCGCTGTCGGTCGACTGCAGCGCCTG
- a CDS encoding ATP synthase F0 subunit C, whose amino-acid sequence MSLSYVAAELAQTSDRVKGYGAIGYGLAAIGPGVGVGIVVGKAIEGIARQPELQGTIRTNMFLGIAFTEALALIGLVAGFIF is encoded by the coding sequence ATGAGCCTCTCCTACGTGGCCGCCGAACTCGCCCAGACCTCGGATCGGGTCAAGGGCTACGGCGCTATCGGTTACGGTCTGGCCGCCATCGGCCCGGGTGTCGGCGTCGGCATCGTCGTCGGTAAGGCGATCGAGGGCATCGCCCGTCAGCCCGAGCTGCAGGGCACCATCCGGACCAACATGTTCCTGGGTATCGCGTTCACCGAGGCCCTGGCTCTGATCGGTCTCGTCGCCGGCTTCATTTTCTGA